AAACAAAGCCTCTCCATGCTTGTTGGATTATAGCTGGATAATTTACACCATAAAACCAATGAGTTCTCACTTCAGAATTTATGCCAATCCCCTTCTTTCTTGGCCTTGACACCCTTTTAGCTACTTTAGCACTCAAGTGTATGTCCGCATTTTTTTGGCTATCTATTTAATGATTTATTCATGGAAGTGCTTACTTGTATTTTTTATCATCTGTATCTATATTCCTTCTCTCTTACCTACTGTATAACAGGCAGTCGGCAACTGCTTCTGCTTGAGTGTCTCCCCAAACTTTCTGGTCAACTCACCTCACTGAGCACCTTAGCACTCAAGGTGTATGCATACCTGTGAATCCATTTGTTGTCAACCCATTATATTGcaaaattaaaatatattaaatatattaaattgtttttatcatttgtatataAACTCTTGCTCTTTTTACCTAGTTGTGTTGGGCATTCTACCTGTCACCTCACTGGACAGTGAATTCCCTGAAGTAGGGCCATAGTAGAGCCCCACTATTCTCCATGTGGTGGTTAGCACCTTTTCATCCTTGGCAACAATACTTATGAAGCAAACTACACCAAAGTTTTCTGACCCGGCATCCAGGCCCATATGGTTTCAAACACCAACTTCTCTGAATCTGATGTAAGCAATTAGGAAGCCATTAACCGTGCTCAGAGTTTTCTTTGAGAAAGTCTACTTTGCTAAAAtgacgcaaacacacacacacacacacacacacacacaatgaaaaCAATTGTCCACCTCTTGCCATTCTGTATCAAATACTGAATAACTTGAAATGGTCTTTGGAAAGGCTGAAAGCAGGAGATATTTTGCCCTACATTTATACTGTCTTTAATCAACTCATCCCTCGAGTCTGCAATCACTGCAAAGTGCCACTTCACCTCAGTGAAGATCATGAGAGGAGAAATAATCCCTAGAAATGCTGACAAAAATACTGAATGGGCTGCACAGACCCGCGGTTCTCTACAACGTCACAAAGCAAAGGGCTGAAAACCATTGTTCTCTAAAGACCACGTATCTGACCTTCCAGCCCTTAACTcaaggaggcaaaggagaaaacgatgccaggcactgcaaacattaagcatgacaCGGTCAGTCGTTAAGCACGATTTGCGCAAGGTGACGGGGACTATGGGTCCCAcactgaccttttcagtcacCCACGGCCTCATAGGTGATCCTCGTCGTCAGTAGCCTATAGCGAATGGTGCGTGACTTGGTCACACTGTGGGAGAATTCGGGAAGGTGTGTACAAggatgagggaagggggtggtggtcATTTCCCGTGCAAGCGGGGATCTTCTCAAACATGGTTCGCTTACCACGGCGTTGGCGTGTCCCTGCTCCCCTTTCCTGTTCCGAACCTGGATAAAGGACACGGGCAGATTGAATCCCACACCACAGGCGAGGTTCCGGAGGTCCGCAGCGCTACACTCTCCACGCAACAAGAAGTTGTCGTGGCTGGGGCCGAGCCCCAGGGAGGCCTGGTATAGGTAGGTCTGGGAAAGTCTTCCCACGGCAGTGACATCCACCTGGGCCGAGGCGAAAGAGGAGCTGGGGGGCACCTTCCTTTGGTATCTGTACTCCTGCGTGGAGCAGCAGCGGGCAGGGCAGCACCCGGAGGGACAGCGAGCCCGGTCCTGGTTCAGGTTGATACAGAGGAGGGAGATCACGCACCCCAGGAACACGAAGGAAATGGTGGCGAGGGCGATCACTAAGTAGAGATTGGGGCCTGAGAGCTGTCCACGTCTTCCCCAGTCGTCGTTGAAGTCGGGCAGGACGTGGGGGATGGAGTCGGCCAGCAGGACGCCCACGGTGACCGTAGAGGACAGGGGTGGCTCCCCATGATCTCGCACCATGACCACCACTTTCTGCTTGGCTGCGTCCCCCGGCCGCAGGGAGCGGACGGTCCGCAGCTCCCCCGTGCGGGGGGCGACCTCGAATAGGTCCCTGACCGAGGCCTGCAGGAGGTGGTAGGACAGCCACGCGTTCGGCCCGCTGTCCAAATCCTCGGCCACCACCTTGGCGACCAGGTGTCCAGCCCCGGCCGAGCGGGGCACCACCTCCACCGGGATCGAGCCGTTccgggccggggggtggaggATGACCGGCGCGTTGTCGTTGCGATCCAAGACCGACACCTTCACCGTCACGTTGGCGCTCCTGGAGGGGACCCCGCCGTCCCGGGCCTCCACTTGGAAGCGGAATTCCCTGAGGCTCTCGAAATCGAAGGGCGCCTTGGCCGTGATGGCTCCACTGGCTGACTCCACCTCCACCAAGCTGGATGCGGGAGGGCCCTTGGAGTCCAGCTCCCGCAGCACGTAGGACACGCGGCCGTTGTCACCCAGGTCTGGGTCCTGGGCCAACACGCGGCCCAAGGAGGCCCCCGGACTGTTGTTTTCGGCCACCAGCAGCTCCTGCTGCGGCCGGGAGAAACTGGGCGCGTTGTCGTTGACGTCTGCCACGAGGATCGTCACCGTCCCGCTGGAGCTGAGCGGGGGAGACCCCCCGTCGGAGGCCATCACCGGAATGTGGTATTCGCTGACCCGCTCCCGGTCCAGGGGCCCGGTGGTCAGCAGGGTGAAGTAGTTGTCGAAGGAGGGGCGGAGCTGGAAGGGGtagccgccgtcgccgccgtcgAGGAGGCTGCAGGTCACCCTCCCGTTGGGGCCCGGGTCGTCATCCCGCACGCTCAGGAGGGCGACCACCGTCCCGGGCCCCGCGTCCTCGGGCACCGGGCTGGACAGCGACAGGACTCTCACCTCGGGGACGTGGTCGTTCACGTCGGTCACCTCCACCAGGAGTTTGGTCGTGCCGGCCAGGCCCAAAGCGCCCCCGTCCCTGGCTTCGATGAAGATCTCCAGCCCCGGGTCCGGGGCCCCCAAGGGAGCGGCCACCCGCACCTCGCCGTTGCGGGGGTGCACGTGGAACCGGCGCCGCAGGTCGGCGTCCGTGCCCGGGCCGAAGGCGTAGCGGATCTCCCCGTTGGAGCCCTCGTCCGGGTCCGAGGCCCGGACCTGGGTCAGCAGCGTCCCGATGGGCGCCGTCTCGGGGACCCCGGCCCGGTAGACGGGGCGCTCGAACACCGGCGCGTTGTCG
This sequence is a window from Ornithorhynchus anatinus isolate Pmale09 chromosome X2, mOrnAna1.pri.v4, whole genome shotgun sequence. Protein-coding genes within it:
- the PCDHA5 gene encoding protocadherin alpha-C1 isoform X1 yields the protein MVSPGAGGGPSRPGTMVSPGTARGGPSRPGRMVSPRPAGGGPSRPGTVVDWVVTLCLCISGISAEQLDYSVSEETGRGVVVGNVAQDLGLDAAGLPSRGLLLLPGANDPYFAVEPGSGAVVVREPADRERLCGARAPCVLSYELLLQNPLELHRMRVRVLDVNDHSPRFPAGEVQLHIAEFVAPGARFALPDAQDADEGSNGLRDYALSPSDHFLLEMGTRGDGSQYPELVLDRALDRERQAAHRLRLTARDGGQPPRSGEVRVTVTVVDTNDNAPVFERPVYRAGVPETAPIGTLLTQVRASDPDEGSNGEIRYAFGPGTDADLRRRFHVHPRNGEVRVAAPLGAPDPGLEIFIEARDGGALGLAGTTKLLVEVTDVNDHVPEVRVLSLSSPVPEDAGPGTVVALLSVRDDDPGPNGRVTCSLLDGGDGGYPFQLRPSFDNYFTLLTTGPLDRERVSEYHIPVMASDGGSPPLSSSGTVTILVADVNDNAPSFSRPQQELLVAENNSPGASLGRVLAQDPDLGDNGRVSYVLRELDSKGPPASSLVEVESASGAITAKAPFDFESLREFRFQVEARDGGVPSRSANVTVKVSVLDRNDNAPVILHPPARNGSIPVEVVPRSAGAGHLVAKVVAEDLDSGPNAWLSYHLLQASVRDLFEVAPRTGELRTVRSLRPGDAAKQKVVVMVRDHGEPPLSSTVTVGVLLADSIPHVLPDFNDDWGRRGQLSGPNLYLVIALATISFVFLGCVISLLCINLNQDRARCPSGCCPARCCSTQEYRYQRKVPPSSSFASAQVDVTAVGRLSQTYLYQASLGLGPSHDNFLLRGECSAADLRNLACGVGFNLPVSFIQVRNRKGEQGHANAVAKQPNPDWRYSASLRAGMHSSVHLEEAGILHGRLGGPDQQWPTVSSATTEPEAGEVSPPVGAGVNSNSWTFKYGPSNPKQSGPGELPDKFIIPGSPAIISIRQEPPNNQIDKSDFITFGKKEETKKKKKKKKGNKAQEKKEKGNSTTDNSDQ
- the PCDHA5 gene encoding protocadherin alpha-C1 isoform X8, translated to MVSPGAGGGPSRPGTMVSPGTARGGPSRPGRMVSPRPAGGGPSRPGTVVDWVVTLCLCISGISAEQLDYSVSEETGRGVVVGNVAQDLGLDAAGLPSRGLLLLPGANDPYFAVEPGSGAVVVREPADRERLCGARAPCVLSYELLLQNPLELHRMRVRVLDVNDHSPRFPAGEVQLHIAEFVAPGARFALPDAQDADEGSNGLRDYALSPSDHFLLEMGTRGDGSQYPELVLDRALDRERQAAHRLRLTARDGGQPPRSGEVRVTVTVVDTNDNAPVFERPVYRAGVPETAPIGTLLTQVRASDPDEGSNGEIRYAFGPGTDADLRRRFHVHPRNGEVRVAAPLGAPDPGLEIFIEARDGGALGLAGTTKLLVEVTDVNDHVPEVRVLSLSSPVPEDAGPGTVVALLSVRDDDPGPNGRVTCSLLDGGDGGYPFQLRPSFDNYFTLLTTGPLDRERVSEYHIPVMASDGGSPPLSSSGTVTILVADVNDNAPSFSRPQQELLVAENNSPGASLGRVLAQDPDLGDNGRVSYVLRELDSKGPPASSLVEVESASGAITAKAPFDFESLREFRFQVEARDGGVPSRSANVTVKVSVLDRNDNAPVILHPPARNGSIPVEVVPRSAGAGHLVAKVVAEDLDSGPNAWLSYHLLQASVRDLFEVAPRTGELRTVRSLRPGDAAKQKVVVMVRDHGEPPLSSTVTVGVLLADSIPHVLPDFNDDWGRRGQLSGPNLYLVIALATISFVFLGCVISLLCINLNQDRARCPSGCCPARCCSTQEYRYQRKVPPSSSFASAQVDVTAVGRLSQTYLYQASLGLGPSHDNFLLRGECSAADLRNLACGVGFNLPVSFIQVRNRKGEQGHANAVAKQPNPDWRYSASLRAGMHSSVHLEEAGILHGRLGGPDQQWPTVSSATTEPEAGEVSPPVGAGVNSNSWTFKYGPSNPKQSGPESKKQTQVSFLLRRKGDPSQPRQ